In Phyllopteryx taeniolatus isolate TA_2022b chromosome 6, UOR_Ptae_1.2, whole genome shotgun sequence, one genomic interval encodes:
- the si:dkey-34d22.1 gene encoding discoidin, CUB and LCCL domain-containing protein 1 isoform X2 has translation MRTKCRNLEDARLKSLFIGYCLAFNTFSIRVRAQEGDGCGHTLLGTESGTLASQNYPNTYPSNTWCKWKLRVPEGRTLRLLFGDFDIESSSGCSNGSLVITDKNGHPSLGPVCGRLNASQTNMTLASNEVTITFKSRTHRSGRGFLLSYATDLYPDIISCFQRGSHFSSPHLSVYCPAGCKNVTGDVWGSSDQGYRDTSVLCKSAVHAGAMSDSLGGRVSVSRGRSLTLYESTFSNGILSKMGSLSEKKLVFTQECNNILAVHGLNASSFGDKESREHKMSWSTRSVHSEHEGLVWTAQWDDPSPWVEFGLPDKSSITGVITTGSSENHIKSYVLVFSRDRKNWKVYKDAVSKEEKVFESYADGHLRVVNSLFPPAVARFIRVRPRSWGGRASAQLQILGCPFKVTPRSRSPEESLPGKSNAVTPNTSPAPTEGSVLVESRQRSSQPVIIAVGLVLGLIMCFGCLLAGIWWKRRKKASQMKYSVPTSCQSFQVKTLPCPPSELISYPLERHIHDDLPTPTLNDYAQPAIGQKVGSTFRPGSNEGYTVPFMFNHYDSPGNLPEYAEPLPPEPEYATPFGEQEPSPSAGGPHGNTRGPPSSYDCPSHRMLDNGYCTPALHANAPRPPSAVYAEPKSSCYSLLQRYEEPL, from the exons ATGAGAACTAAGTGCAGAAACCTCGAAGATGCGAGGTTGAAATCACTTTTTATTGGATACTGCCTTGCATTTAACACTTTTTCCATACGCGTCCGCGCCCAAGAGG GTGATGGCTGTGGACATACACTGCTGGGCACAGAGTCTGGCACCTTGGCCTCACAGAACTACCCGAACACGTATCCCAGTAACACCTGGTGCAAGTGGAAGCTTCGTGTCCCAGAAGGCCGCACACTGCGACTTCTTTTTGGGGATTTTGACATCGAAAGCAGCTCCGGTTGCAGCAACGGCTCTCTGGTGATCACAGATAAAAATGGGCATCCCAGCCTAG GTCCGGTGTGTGGGCGGCTTAATGCGTCGCAAACGAATATGACACTCGCAAGCAATGAAGTGACAATAACCTTCAAGTCGCGGACACATCGGTCTGGGCGGGGGTTTCTACTGTCCTACGCCACAGACCTCTATCCAG ATATTATCTCTTGTTTCCAACGAGGGTCTCATTTTAGCTCGCCACATTTGAG TGTTTACTGCCCAGCCGGGTGCAAAAACGTGACGGGAGACGTTTGGGGAAGTTCCGACCAGGGCTACAGAGAT ACGTCGGTGCTGTGCAAGTCCGCCGTGCACGCCGGAGCAATGTCCGACAGTCTCGGAGGCCGCGTGAGCGTGAGCCGTGGGAGGAGCCTCACGCTCTACGAGTCCACTTTTTCCAATGGGATCCTTTCTAAAAT GGGGTCGTTATCTGAAAAGAAGCTGGTGTTCACTCAAG AATGTAACAACATCCTGGCGGTGCACGGTTTAAACGCCTCatcttttggagacaaagagagCCGAGAGCACAAGATGTCCTGGTCCACCAGAAGCGTGCATTCTGAACACGAGGGGCTCGTCTGGACCGCGCAGTGGGATGATCCGTCGCCCTGGGTGGAGTTTGGACTCCCTGACAAAAGCTCTATAACAG GTGTGATCACAACCGGATCTAGCGAGAACCACATCAAATCCTACGTCCTCGTTTTTAGCAGAGACAGAAAGAACTGGAAAGTTTACAAAGATGCTGTCAGCAAAGAAGAAAAG GTGTTTGAGTCCTATGCGGACGGTCACCTGAGGGTGGTAAACAGCCTTTTTCCTCCCGCCGTGGCTCGCTTCATCCGCGTGCGGCCTCGGAGCTGGGGTGGCCGAGCTTCAGCTCAGCTCCAAATCCTGGGCTGCCCCTTCAAGGTCACGCCGAGGTCTCGCTCACCTGAAG AATCTCTGCCCGGCAAATCTAATGCAGTGACTCCAAACACATCGCCCGCTCCCACAGAGGGCTCCGTTTTAGTGGAGTCCAGGCAGA GATCCAGCCAACCAGTCATCATCGCAGTGGGACTGGTCCTGGGTCTAATCATGTGCTTCGGTTGTTTGTTGGCTGGAATCTGGTGGAAGAGAAG GAAAAAGGCTTCCCAAATGAAGTACTCCGTGCCAACAA GTTGCCAGAGTTTCCAGGTGAAGACTCTCCCGTGTCCTCCCTCAGAGCTCATCTCGTACCCTCTGGAGCGACATATCCACGACGACCTCCCGACCCCCACACTCAATG actaTGCGCAGCCCGCCATTGGACAGAAGGTGGGCTCTACATTTCGGCCCGGCTCAAACGAGGGCTACACGGTCCCGTTTATGTTCAACCACTACGACTCCCCTGGCAACCTGCCAGAGTATGCAGAGCCGCTTCCGCCAGAGCCCGAATACGCCACCCCGTTCGGCGAGCAGGAACCTTCCCCCTCAGCGGGGGGCCCTCACGGCAACACGCGCGGCCCCCCCAGTAGCTACGACTGCCCCTCCCACAGGATGCTCGACAACGGCTACTGCACTCCCGCCCTCCACGCCAACGCACCACGACCTCCCAGCGCCGTCTACGCCGAGCCAAAATCATCATGTTACTCTTTACTGCAGAGGTACGAGGAACCTTTGTGA
- the si:dkey-34d22.1 gene encoding discoidin, CUB and LCCL domain-containing protein 1 isoform X1, with product MRTKCRNLEDARLKSLFIGYCLAFNTFSIRVRAQEGDGCGHTLLGTESGTLASQNYPNTYPSNTWCKWKLRVPEGRTLRLLFGDFDIESSSGCSNGSLVITDKNGHPSLGPVCGRLNASQTNMTLASNEVTITFKSRTHRSGRGFLLSYATDLYPDIISCFQRGSHFSSPHLSVYCPAGCKNVTGDVWGSSDQGYRDTSVLCKSAVHAGAMSDSLGGRVSVSRGRSLTLYESTFSNGILSKMGSLSEKKLVFTQECNNILAVHGLNASSFGDKESREHKMSWSTRSVHSEHEGLVWTAQWDDPSPWVEFGLPDKSSITGVITTGSSENHIKSYVLVFSRDRKNWKVYKDAVSKEEKVFESYADGHLRVVNSLFPPAVARFIRVRPRSWGGRASAQLQILGCPFKVTPRSRSPEESLPGKSNAVTPNTSPAPTEGSVLVESRQRSSQPVIIAVGLVLGLIMCFGCLLAGIWWKRRKKASQMKYSVPTTGCQSFQVKTLPCPPSELISYPLERHIHDDLPTPTLNDYAQPAIGQKVGSTFRPGSNEGYTVPFMFNHYDSPGNLPEYAEPLPPEPEYATPFGEQEPSPSAGGPHGNTRGPPSSYDCPSHRMLDNGYCTPALHANAPRPPSAVYAEPKSSCYSLLQRYEEPL from the exons ATGAGAACTAAGTGCAGAAACCTCGAAGATGCGAGGTTGAAATCACTTTTTATTGGATACTGCCTTGCATTTAACACTTTTTCCATACGCGTCCGCGCCCAAGAGG GTGATGGCTGTGGACATACACTGCTGGGCACAGAGTCTGGCACCTTGGCCTCACAGAACTACCCGAACACGTATCCCAGTAACACCTGGTGCAAGTGGAAGCTTCGTGTCCCAGAAGGCCGCACACTGCGACTTCTTTTTGGGGATTTTGACATCGAAAGCAGCTCCGGTTGCAGCAACGGCTCTCTGGTGATCACAGATAAAAATGGGCATCCCAGCCTAG GTCCGGTGTGTGGGCGGCTTAATGCGTCGCAAACGAATATGACACTCGCAAGCAATGAAGTGACAATAACCTTCAAGTCGCGGACACATCGGTCTGGGCGGGGGTTTCTACTGTCCTACGCCACAGACCTCTATCCAG ATATTATCTCTTGTTTCCAACGAGGGTCTCATTTTAGCTCGCCACATTTGAG TGTTTACTGCCCAGCCGGGTGCAAAAACGTGACGGGAGACGTTTGGGGAAGTTCCGACCAGGGCTACAGAGAT ACGTCGGTGCTGTGCAAGTCCGCCGTGCACGCCGGAGCAATGTCCGACAGTCTCGGAGGCCGCGTGAGCGTGAGCCGTGGGAGGAGCCTCACGCTCTACGAGTCCACTTTTTCCAATGGGATCCTTTCTAAAAT GGGGTCGTTATCTGAAAAGAAGCTGGTGTTCACTCAAG AATGTAACAACATCCTGGCGGTGCACGGTTTAAACGCCTCatcttttggagacaaagagagCCGAGAGCACAAGATGTCCTGGTCCACCAGAAGCGTGCATTCTGAACACGAGGGGCTCGTCTGGACCGCGCAGTGGGATGATCCGTCGCCCTGGGTGGAGTTTGGACTCCCTGACAAAAGCTCTATAACAG GTGTGATCACAACCGGATCTAGCGAGAACCACATCAAATCCTACGTCCTCGTTTTTAGCAGAGACAGAAAGAACTGGAAAGTTTACAAAGATGCTGTCAGCAAAGAAGAAAAG GTGTTTGAGTCCTATGCGGACGGTCACCTGAGGGTGGTAAACAGCCTTTTTCCTCCCGCCGTGGCTCGCTTCATCCGCGTGCGGCCTCGGAGCTGGGGTGGCCGAGCTTCAGCTCAGCTCCAAATCCTGGGCTGCCCCTTCAAGGTCACGCCGAGGTCTCGCTCACCTGAAG AATCTCTGCCCGGCAAATCTAATGCAGTGACTCCAAACACATCGCCCGCTCCCACAGAGGGCTCCGTTTTAGTGGAGTCCAGGCAGA GATCCAGCCAACCAGTCATCATCGCAGTGGGACTGGTCCTGGGTCTAATCATGTGCTTCGGTTGTTTGTTGGCTGGAATCTGGTGGAAGAGAAG GAAAAAGGCTTCCCAAATGAAGTACTCCGTGCCAACAA CAGGTTGCCAGAGTTTCCAGGTGAAGACTCTCCCGTGTCCTCCCTCAGAGCTCATCTCGTACCCTCTGGAGCGACATATCCACGACGACCTCCCGACCCCCACACTCAATG actaTGCGCAGCCCGCCATTGGACAGAAGGTGGGCTCTACATTTCGGCCCGGCTCAAACGAGGGCTACACGGTCCCGTTTATGTTCAACCACTACGACTCCCCTGGCAACCTGCCAGAGTATGCAGAGCCGCTTCCGCCAGAGCCCGAATACGCCACCCCGTTCGGCGAGCAGGAACCTTCCCCCTCAGCGGGGGGCCCTCACGGCAACACGCGCGGCCCCCCCAGTAGCTACGACTGCCCCTCCCACAGGATGCTCGACAACGGCTACTGCACTCCCGCCCTCCACGCCAACGCACCACGACCTCCCAGCGCCGTCTACGCCGAGCCAAAATCATCATGTTACTCTTTACTGCAGAGGTACGAGGAACCTTTGTGA
- the si:dkey-34d22.1 gene encoding discoidin, CUB and LCCL domain-containing protein 1 isoform X3 — translation MTLASNEVTITFKSRTHRSGRGFLLSYATDLYPDIISCFQRGSHFSSPHLSVYCPAGCKNVTGDVWGSSDQGYRDTSVLCKSAVHAGAMSDSLGGRVSVSRGRSLTLYESTFSNGILSKMGSLSEKKLVFTQECNNILAVHGLNASSFGDKESREHKMSWSTRSVHSEHEGLVWTAQWDDPSPWVEFGLPDKSSITGVITTGSSENHIKSYVLVFSRDRKNWKVYKDAVSKEEKVFESYADGHLRVVNSLFPPAVARFIRVRPRSWGGRASAQLQILGCPFKVTPRSRSPEESLPGKSNAVTPNTSPAPTEGSVLVESRQRSSQPVIIAVGLVLGLIMCFGCLLAGIWWKRRKKASQMKYSVPTTGCQSFQVKTLPCPPSELISYPLERHIHDDLPTPTLNDYAQPAIGQKVGSTFRPGSNEGYTVPFMFNHYDSPGNLPEYAEPLPPEPEYATPFGEQEPSPSAGGPHGNTRGPPSSYDCPSHRMLDNGYCTPALHANAPRPPSAVYAEPKSSCYSLLQRYEEPL, via the exons ATGACACTCGCAAGCAATGAAGTGACAATAACCTTCAAGTCGCGGACACATCGGTCTGGGCGGGGGTTTCTACTGTCCTACGCCACAGACCTCTATCCAG ATATTATCTCTTGTTTCCAACGAGGGTCTCATTTTAGCTCGCCACATTTGAG TGTTTACTGCCCAGCCGGGTGCAAAAACGTGACGGGAGACGTTTGGGGAAGTTCCGACCAGGGCTACAGAGAT ACGTCGGTGCTGTGCAAGTCCGCCGTGCACGCCGGAGCAATGTCCGACAGTCTCGGAGGCCGCGTGAGCGTGAGCCGTGGGAGGAGCCTCACGCTCTACGAGTCCACTTTTTCCAATGGGATCCTTTCTAAAAT GGGGTCGTTATCTGAAAAGAAGCTGGTGTTCACTCAAG AATGTAACAACATCCTGGCGGTGCACGGTTTAAACGCCTCatcttttggagacaaagagagCCGAGAGCACAAGATGTCCTGGTCCACCAGAAGCGTGCATTCTGAACACGAGGGGCTCGTCTGGACCGCGCAGTGGGATGATCCGTCGCCCTGGGTGGAGTTTGGACTCCCTGACAAAAGCTCTATAACAG GTGTGATCACAACCGGATCTAGCGAGAACCACATCAAATCCTACGTCCTCGTTTTTAGCAGAGACAGAAAGAACTGGAAAGTTTACAAAGATGCTGTCAGCAAAGAAGAAAAG GTGTTTGAGTCCTATGCGGACGGTCACCTGAGGGTGGTAAACAGCCTTTTTCCTCCCGCCGTGGCTCGCTTCATCCGCGTGCGGCCTCGGAGCTGGGGTGGCCGAGCTTCAGCTCAGCTCCAAATCCTGGGCTGCCCCTTCAAGGTCACGCCGAGGTCTCGCTCACCTGAAG AATCTCTGCCCGGCAAATCTAATGCAGTGACTCCAAACACATCGCCCGCTCCCACAGAGGGCTCCGTTTTAGTGGAGTCCAGGCAGA GATCCAGCCAACCAGTCATCATCGCAGTGGGACTGGTCCTGGGTCTAATCATGTGCTTCGGTTGTTTGTTGGCTGGAATCTGGTGGAAGAGAAG GAAAAAGGCTTCCCAAATGAAGTACTCCGTGCCAACAA CAGGTTGCCAGAGTTTCCAGGTGAAGACTCTCCCGTGTCCTCCCTCAGAGCTCATCTCGTACCCTCTGGAGCGACATATCCACGACGACCTCCCGACCCCCACACTCAATG actaTGCGCAGCCCGCCATTGGACAGAAGGTGGGCTCTACATTTCGGCCCGGCTCAAACGAGGGCTACACGGTCCCGTTTATGTTCAACCACTACGACTCCCCTGGCAACCTGCCAGAGTATGCAGAGCCGCTTCCGCCAGAGCCCGAATACGCCACCCCGTTCGGCGAGCAGGAACCTTCCCCCTCAGCGGGGGGCCCTCACGGCAACACGCGCGGCCCCCCCAGTAGCTACGACTGCCCCTCCCACAGGATGCTCGACAACGGCTACTGCACTCCCGCCCTCCACGCCAACGCACCACGACCTCCCAGCGCCGTCTACGCCGAGCCAAAATCATCATGTTACTCTTTACTGCAGAGGTACGAGGAACCTTTGTGA
- the si:ch211-79k12.2 gene encoding zinc finger protein 391 isoform X1 — MDKDKNHDIPELSSWMEMHQFIGDLLASSSGSSAKEQANVMNAWSTLGGDTFQQRARPMHDKTEAALRKSKHIDDVHHVCTCPGCPFSPRQASYSLLHSEAPKERGTSTAGTRNSLPLSSADGCPEPSGSSESRPDAETPPSRLSSFSRLSSVFPCSAFCHTHHHFHHHHCPISTCLPCPPPPFPCLASFQPCPHQRGAEERGRPAMAASSHPCMHCSASFSRPSQLLQHQRAEHTHKPSGFLCMQCGRTFNSHSNLRIHLHVHTGARPYTCCDCGKGFSQSGALKIHRRIHTGERPYSCGFCGRGFPHLAGVRAHQRIHTGEKPYRCSECGKCFTQSGALKIHIRIHTGERPFVCNICDKAFSNRSGIRFHNQTVHGLAPEQAGLAGAPLGRPRAYPPAGLLNTLHGPDSGTSSQTGSQSGFTLLGGNTSKCQTEGESARLTYACEDCGLRFKDAPSRNRHQTVVHYSAEEGPAKEASTNEGVTHDSGE; from the exons ATGGACAAGGACAAGAATCACGACATT CCTGAACTCAGCTCTTGGATGGAGATGCACCAGTTCATCGGCGACCTCCTGGCGTCGTCTTCTGGGAGCTCCGCGAAGGAGCAGGCCAACGTCATGAACGCGTGGAGCACGTTAGGAGGCGACACGTTCCAACAACGAGCCCGACCGATGCACGACAAGACCGAGGCAGCCCTGAGGAAAAGTAAGCATATAGACG ATGTGCACCATGTCTGCACCTGCCCCGGCTGCCCGTTCTCTCCCAGACAAGCCTCGTACTCACTTCTGCACtcagaagctccaaaagagCGCGGCACCTCCACCGCCGGCACCCGCAATTCTCTTCCGTTGAGCTCAGCTGACGGCTGCCCCGAACCAAGCGGCTCATCTGAGAGCAGGCCCGACGCGGAAACTCCTCCATCCAGACTGTCCTCCTTCAGCCGCCTCTCCTCCGTATTCCCTTGCTCTGCATTCTGCCACACGCACCACcacttccaccaccaccactgccCTATCAGTACGTGTCTGCCGTGCCCTCCACCTCCCTTCCCCTGCCTGGCGTCTTTCCAGCCCTGCCCGCACCAGCGCGGGGCGGAGGAACGCGGCCGCCCGGCGATGGCCGCCTCGTCGCACCCCTGCATGCACTGCTCCGCGTCCTTCTCCAGACCCTCGCAGCTGCTGCAGCACCAGCGCGCCGAGCACACCCACAAGCCGTCCGGCTTCCTGTGCATGCAGTGCGGGCGGACTTTCAACTCGCACAGCAACCTGCGCATCCACCTCCACGTGCACACGGGCGCCCGGCCGTACACGTGCTGCGACTGCGGCAAGGGATTCAGCCAGTCGGGCGCTCTGAAGATCCACAGGCGGATCCACACGGGCGAGAGGCCGTACTCCTGCGGCTTCTGCGGGAGGGGCTTCCCCCACCTGGCGGGGGTCCGAGCCCACCAGAGGATCCACACGGGGGAGAAGCCTTACCGCTGTAGCGAGTGCGGGAAGTGCTTCACCCAATCCGGAGCCCTCAAGATTCACATACGCATCCATACCGGAGAGAGGCCGTTCGTCTGTAACATCTGCGATAAAGCCTTTTCCAACCGCTCCGGCATCCGCTTCCACAACCAAACGGTTCACGGTCTGGCCCCGGAGCAGGCGGGGCTCGCGGGTGCGCCACTCGGGCGTCCTCGTGCCTATCCGCCCGCCGGTCTTCTGAACACGCTTCACGGCCCCGACAGCGGCACGTCGTCGCAGACCGGGAGTCAATCTGGATTCACGCTGCTTGGCGGAAACACGAGCAAGTGTCAGACGGAGGGAGAGAGCGCAAGGCTGACGTACGCGTGCGAGGACTGCGGTCTGCGTTTTAAAGACGCGCCTTCCCGGAACAGACATCAGACTGTGGTGCACTACTCTGCGGAGGAGGGGCCTGCCAAAGAAGCAAGCACAAATGAGGGAGTCACTCACGACAGTGGAGAGTGA
- the si:ch211-79k12.2 gene encoding zinc finger protein 391 isoform X2, which produces MDKDKNHDIPELSSWMEMHQFIGDLLASSSGSSAKEQANVMNAWSTLGGDTFQQRARPMHDKTEAALRKNVHHVCTCPGCPFSPRQASYSLLHSEAPKERGTSTAGTRNSLPLSSADGCPEPSGSSESRPDAETPPSRLSSFSRLSSVFPCSAFCHTHHHFHHHHCPISTCLPCPPPPFPCLASFQPCPHQRGAEERGRPAMAASSHPCMHCSASFSRPSQLLQHQRAEHTHKPSGFLCMQCGRTFNSHSNLRIHLHVHTGARPYTCCDCGKGFSQSGALKIHRRIHTGERPYSCGFCGRGFPHLAGVRAHQRIHTGEKPYRCSECGKCFTQSGALKIHIRIHTGERPFVCNICDKAFSNRSGIRFHNQTVHGLAPEQAGLAGAPLGRPRAYPPAGLLNTLHGPDSGTSSQTGSQSGFTLLGGNTSKCQTEGESARLTYACEDCGLRFKDAPSRNRHQTVVHYSAEEGPAKEASTNEGVTHDSGE; this is translated from the exons ATGGACAAGGACAAGAATCACGACATT CCTGAACTCAGCTCTTGGATGGAGATGCACCAGTTCATCGGCGACCTCCTGGCGTCGTCTTCTGGGAGCTCCGCGAAGGAGCAGGCCAACGTCATGAACGCGTGGAGCACGTTAGGAGGCGACACGTTCCAACAACGAGCCCGACCGATGCACGACAAGACCGAGGCAGCCCTGAGGAAAA ATGTGCACCATGTCTGCACCTGCCCCGGCTGCCCGTTCTCTCCCAGACAAGCCTCGTACTCACTTCTGCACtcagaagctccaaaagagCGCGGCACCTCCACCGCCGGCACCCGCAATTCTCTTCCGTTGAGCTCAGCTGACGGCTGCCCCGAACCAAGCGGCTCATCTGAGAGCAGGCCCGACGCGGAAACTCCTCCATCCAGACTGTCCTCCTTCAGCCGCCTCTCCTCCGTATTCCCTTGCTCTGCATTCTGCCACACGCACCACcacttccaccaccaccactgccCTATCAGTACGTGTCTGCCGTGCCCTCCACCTCCCTTCCCCTGCCTGGCGTCTTTCCAGCCCTGCCCGCACCAGCGCGGGGCGGAGGAACGCGGCCGCCCGGCGATGGCCGCCTCGTCGCACCCCTGCATGCACTGCTCCGCGTCCTTCTCCAGACCCTCGCAGCTGCTGCAGCACCAGCGCGCCGAGCACACCCACAAGCCGTCCGGCTTCCTGTGCATGCAGTGCGGGCGGACTTTCAACTCGCACAGCAACCTGCGCATCCACCTCCACGTGCACACGGGCGCCCGGCCGTACACGTGCTGCGACTGCGGCAAGGGATTCAGCCAGTCGGGCGCTCTGAAGATCCACAGGCGGATCCACACGGGCGAGAGGCCGTACTCCTGCGGCTTCTGCGGGAGGGGCTTCCCCCACCTGGCGGGGGTCCGAGCCCACCAGAGGATCCACACGGGGGAGAAGCCTTACCGCTGTAGCGAGTGCGGGAAGTGCTTCACCCAATCCGGAGCCCTCAAGATTCACATACGCATCCATACCGGAGAGAGGCCGTTCGTCTGTAACATCTGCGATAAAGCCTTTTCCAACCGCTCCGGCATCCGCTTCCACAACCAAACGGTTCACGGTCTGGCCCCGGAGCAGGCGGGGCTCGCGGGTGCGCCACTCGGGCGTCCTCGTGCCTATCCGCCCGCCGGTCTTCTGAACACGCTTCACGGCCCCGACAGCGGCACGTCGTCGCAGACCGGGAGTCAATCTGGATTCACGCTGCTTGGCGGAAACACGAGCAAGTGTCAGACGGAGGGAGAGAGCGCAAGGCTGACGTACGCGTGCGAGGACTGCGGTCTGCGTTTTAAAGACGCGCCTTCCCGGAACAGACATCAGACTGTGGTGCACTACTCTGCGGAGGAGGGGCCTGCCAAAGAAGCAAGCACAAATGAGGGAGTCACTCACGACAGTGGAGAGTGA